GACGGCGTCGTCGCCGGCACGCGCACCGACAACGCAGGGCCGAAGGTCGTGGCTCGCCTCGTGGAAGCGGGGTTCGAGGTCCTCGACCACGCGGTCACCCAGGACGGGATCGACGAGGTCGCGGGCGCGCTGCGCGATCTCACCGGCGGGTTCGCCGGTCTGGTCGTCACCACGGGTGGCACCGGGTTCGGTCCCCGCGACCTCACGCCCGAAGGCACGCGCATGGTGATCCACCGTGAGGCGCCGGGCATGGCGGAGGCGATGCGCCGTGCCAGCGACACGCCCGGCAAACCGTTCGGCATGCTCGGCCGAGGGCTCTGCGGCACCGTGGGCCAGGCCCTCGTGTGCAACCTGCCCGGTTCGAGCAACGGCGCGCTCGAGTGCCTCGAGGTGATCCTCCCCGCTGTTCCGCACGCGCTGGACCTCCTCGCGGGCGGGAGACCACACTGATCGTCGAGTTATACTCACAGGTATGACTCACGTGGTCGGTCGGAAGGGCCAGGTCGTCATCCCGAAGGCGCTCAGAGACAAGCTCGGCATCGAGCCCGGAGATGAGGTCGACTTCTGGCAGGAGGACGACCACCTCGCGCTCGCGACGGTCCGTCCCCCGCCCTTGCTCGGCCGGTTCGCGGGGCAGGACCTCACTGCGGAGCTCGAGCGCGAGCGCGCGCTCGATCGTGTGCGCGAGGGCTGATGGCCGGCAAGTGCCTCGATTCGTGGGCGGTCGTTGAGCTCTTGAACGCCGAGAACACGCCGCCGGCCCTTCGGGTGGCGGCCACGCTGGATCGCGAGCGGCCGGTGATGAGCTGGCTGAATGCCGGCGAGGTCTTCTACATCGTTCGTCGCAGGAACGGCGACCGGGCCGCTCACGACACGCTGCGCGACCTTCGACACGCCGTCGAGTTCGACGATGTCACCCCAGAGCGGGTCGTCGCGGCAGCGCGGATCAAGTCCGACTACCCGATCGCGTTCGCGGACGCCTTCGCCGCGGCGACCGCGATCGCACACGACGCCGTCTTGCTCACTGGGGATCCCGAGCTCCTGGTCGACGGCGCGCCCTGGCAGTGGGAAGATCTGCGCGAGGCCGTCGACTGACACCGAACATGGAGGCACCATGAGCGCCGATCTGGTCATCAAGGGCGGCACCGTTGTCGACGGCACCGGTGCGCCCGGTGTGCGCGCCGACGTTGCGATCAGCGACGGCAAGGTCGTCGCCATCGGACCCAACCTCGACGGCTTCGCTGTGCTCGACGCCGGCGATCATGTGGTCGCGCCCGGCTTCATCGACATCC
This portion of the Acidimicrobiia bacterium genome encodes:
- a CDS encoding MogA/MoaB family molybdenum cofactor biosynthesis protein; the protein is MSAPLPSAKVLVVSDGVVAGTRTDNAGPKVVARLVEAGFEVLDHAVTQDGIDEVAGALRDLTGGFAGLVVTTGGTGFGPRDLTPEGTRMVIHREAPGMAEAMRRASDTPGKPFGMLGRGLCGTVGQALVCNLPGSSNGALECLEVILPAVPHALDLLAGGRPH
- a CDS encoding AbrB/MazE/SpoVT family DNA-binding domain-containing protein, whose product is MTHVVGRKGQVVIPKALRDKLGIEPGDEVDFWQEDDHLALATVRPPPLLGRFAGQDLTAELERERALDRVREG
- a CDS encoding PIN domain-containing protein, producing the protein MAGKCLDSWAVVELLNAENTPPALRVAATLDRERPVMSWLNAGEVFYIVRRRNGDRAAHDTLRDLRHAVEFDDVTPERVVAAARIKSDYPIAFADAFAAATAIAHDAVLLTGDPELLVDGAPWQWEDLREAVD